A single region of the Sandaracinaceae bacterium genome encodes:
- a CDS encoding competence/damage-inducible protein A, with protein MTAAILSIGTELTRGELVDTNATWLAEQLITLGFDVPEHATVEDDAGLIVDALRRLAGKATVVVVTGGLGPTSDDLTAAAAATAAGQPLFRDPIVLEAIKKKYASFGRVMPEENAKQADRPEQATVIPNPVGTAPGFAMALGDATCFFMPGVPREMRHLFRESVVPAIAEKAERNTHQRHLRTFGRTESRVAGLLQGIEEEFGVTLGYRASFPEIEVKVHARAATEAEAQRIANEATSAARLRLGDCVFGEREETFPNAVGRALRDKGLTLALAESCTGGMAASMLTSVPGSSDYLLLSAVAYANSAKSRMLGVNSEVIRAHGAVSAEVAAEMAEGARRLSGASLAVSITGIAGPGGGSEDKPIGTVWFGIAVDGEPTVTRHRQFPGDRDQIRTLAAYTALRLAMRAALGQVSD; from the coding sequence ATGACGGCCGCGATCCTCTCCATCGGCACCGAGCTCACCCGTGGCGAGCTCGTGGACACGAACGCCACCTGGCTCGCCGAGCAGCTCATCACGCTGGGCTTCGACGTGCCCGAGCACGCCACCGTCGAGGACGACGCCGGGCTCATCGTGGATGCCCTGCGCCGCCTCGCCGGGAAGGCGACCGTGGTGGTAGTGACCGGCGGGCTCGGACCCACGTCGGACGACCTCACCGCCGCCGCGGCGGCGACGGCGGCTGGGCAGCCCCTGTTCCGCGACCCGATCGTGCTGGAGGCCATCAAGAAGAAGTACGCCTCCTTCGGGCGTGTGATGCCGGAGGAGAACGCCAAGCAGGCAGACCGCCCCGAGCAGGCCACCGTCATCCCCAACCCGGTGGGTACCGCGCCAGGGTTCGCGATGGCGCTCGGCGACGCCACCTGCTTCTTCATGCCCGGGGTGCCGCGCGAGATGCGCCACCTGTTCCGCGAGTCCGTGGTGCCGGCCATCGCCGAGAAGGCGGAGCGCAACACGCACCAGCGACACCTACGCACGTTCGGACGCACGGAGTCCCGCGTGGCCGGGCTGCTGCAGGGCATCGAGGAAGAGTTCGGCGTGACGCTCGGCTACCGCGCGTCGTTCCCGGAGATCGAAGTCAAGGTGCACGCCCGCGCCGCCACCGAGGCCGAGGCGCAGCGCATTGCCAACGAAGCCACCAGCGCCGCGCGTCTGCGCTTGGGCGACTGCGTGTTCGGCGAGCGGGAGGAGACCTTTCCGAACGCCGTGGGCCGTGCGCTGCGTGACAAGGGGCTCACGCTGGCTCTGGCAGAGTCGTGCACGGGCGGGATGGCAGCCTCCATGCTGACCAGCGTCCCTGGCAGCAGCGACTACCTGCTGCTCTCCGCGGTGGCGTACGCCAACTCGGCCAAGTCCCGCATGCTGGGCGTCAACTCCGAGGTCATCCGCGCGCACGGGGCGGTCAGCGCCGAGGTGGCGGCCGAGATGGCGGAGGGCGCGCGGCGCCTGTCCGGCGCGTCGCTGGCGGTCAGCATCACGGGCATCGCGGGTCCGGGCGGTGGCTCCGAGGACAAACCCATCGGGACGGTGTGGTTCGGGATCGCCGTCGACGGCGAGCCGACGGTCACCCGCCACCGGCAGTTCCCGGGCGACCGAGACCAGATCCGCACCCTCGCTGCCTACACGGCCCTGAGGCTGGCCATGCGCGCCGCGCTGGGACAGGTGAGCGACTGA
- a CDS encoding alpha/beta hydrolase — translation MTDSAPPSPEDTVVTGAPQTRYVDANGIRHHVLEWAPARHVPARGETVVLCHGFLDFAYSYVRVAVPLAARGYRVLAFDWRGHGRSGWVGAGGYYHFPDYVQDLDRLLPQLVTEGEPVHLVGHSMGATACAMFAGVRSERLRSVALLEGLGPPSAPLDSAPDRYKSWLTSCARVADKPTTVIVDLDDALRRMRVQNSQLSGAFGRFLAMHATKACADGTDGLTWRFDPLHRTLSPLPFRAEMFVAFLARIRAPALVMLGEKGFRLADEAARLAALHEPTVHEVPGTGHMLHWFAAEEVCGALAAHFERAASRAR, via the coding sequence ATGACCGACAGCGCACCGCCGAGCCCCGAAGACACCGTCGTGACGGGCGCGCCCCAGACGCGCTACGTCGACGCCAACGGCATACGCCACCACGTGCTCGAGTGGGCACCGGCCAGGCACGTGCCGGCGCGCGGCGAGACGGTCGTGCTCTGCCATGGCTTCCTCGACTTCGCGTACAGCTACGTGCGCGTGGCGGTGCCGCTCGCGGCGCGTGGCTACCGTGTGCTGGCGTTCGACTGGCGCGGGCACGGGCGCTCCGGCTGGGTGGGAGCGGGCGGGTACTACCACTTCCCCGACTACGTTCAGGACCTCGATCGGCTCCTGCCGCAGCTGGTGACGGAAGGTGAGCCCGTGCATCTGGTGGGTCACTCCATGGGCGCCACGGCGTGCGCCATGTTCGCGGGCGTGCGCAGCGAACGCCTGCGCTCCGTGGCGCTGCTCGAGGGGCTCGGGCCGCCCAGCGCGCCGCTCGACAGCGCCCCCGATCGCTACAAGAGCTGGCTCACGTCGTGCGCCCGCGTGGCCGACAAGCCCACCACGGTCATCGTCGACCTCGACGACGCCCTTCGTCGCATGCGCGTCCAGAACAGCCAGCTGAGTGGCGCGTTCGGGAGGTTCTTGGCCATGCACGCCACGAAGGCCTGCGCGGACGGGACCGACGGCCTGACGTGGCGCTTCGACCCGCTGCACCGGACCCTCTCGCCCTTGCCGTTCAGGGCGGAGATGTTCGTGGCCTTCTTGGCGCGCATTCGTGCCCCCGCGCTGGTCATGCTGGGTGAGAAGGGCTTCCGACTGGCGGACGAGGCCGCGCGCCTGGCCGCTCTGCACGAGCCCACGGTGCACGAGGTGCCCGGGACGGGACACATGCTGCATTGGTTCGCGGCCGAGGAGGTGTGCGGGGCGTTGGCCGCGCACTTCGAGCGCGCCGCGTCGCGCGCACGGTGA
- the thiO gene encoding glycine oxidase ThiO produces MSSPEIIVVGGGIMGCSTALRLARAGASVCVLERSVPGAEASTAAAGILAPMMENEQDGPGLRLGLRSATLHSTWAADLRERHALEVGHRVSGLLRVAFAHEGDASVKALEEHAARLRASGLTGMDGVALLDGAEARRREPALSPAVCAALELPGEGQVDPRLLLPALSVAAEREGVRFLTDCVVREVLVHGGRAQGVRLDDGPLHAGHVVVAAGSWTSVVPGVPVPAGTVAPVKGQLMRTHARPRLLERVVFGAGGYLVPRAAGDVLIGATTEHVGFARGVTLSGLAELIAIATTVAPRLAGCVVQDHWAGFRPGTPDGLPLVGSTHVPGLWLASGHYRNGILLAPVTAEILTAQLLGVTSPDLSDLDDAIRALDPRRFASPSPTSSTA; encoded by the coding sequence ATGAGCTCCCCCGAGATCATCGTAGTCGGCGGCGGCATCATGGGATGCTCCACGGCCTTGCGACTGGCGCGCGCTGGCGCGTCCGTGTGTGTCCTCGAGCGCAGCGTGCCCGGCGCGGAGGCGTCCACGGCCGCGGCGGGCATCCTCGCGCCCATGATGGAGAACGAGCAGGACGGTCCGGGGTTGCGGCTGGGCCTGCGCTCCGCGACGCTCCATTCGACGTGGGCCGCCGACCTCCGGGAGCGGCACGCGCTCGAGGTTGGCCACCGTGTCTCGGGGCTCCTACGGGTCGCGTTCGCGCACGAGGGGGACGCTTCCGTCAAGGCGCTGGAGGAGCACGCGGCCCGGCTGCGCGCGAGCGGGCTCACGGGCATGGACGGTGTCGCCCTGCTCGACGGCGCCGAGGCCCGTCGACGCGAGCCGGCGTTGTCTCCCGCGGTGTGCGCCGCGCTCGAGCTGCCGGGGGAGGGGCAGGTGGACCCGCGCTTGCTCTTGCCAGCGCTCAGCGTGGCCGCCGAGCGGGAGGGTGTGCGCTTCCTCACGGACTGCGTGGTGCGTGAGGTGCTGGTACACGGCGGACGCGCGCAGGGTGTGCGGCTGGACGACGGGCCGCTGCACGCGGGGCACGTGGTGGTGGCCGCGGGCTCGTGGACCAGCGTGGTGCCGGGTGTCCCCGTGCCAGCCGGGACGGTGGCGCCCGTGAAGGGTCAGCTCATGCGCACGCACGCGCGCCCGCGCTTGCTGGAGCGTGTGGTGTTCGGAGCGGGCGGCTATCTGGTACCGCGAGCGGCTGGTGACGTGCTCATCGGCGCGACGACCGAGCACGTGGGCTTCGCGCGCGGCGTCACGCTGTCTGGCTTGGCCGAGCTGATCGCCATCGCCACCACGGTCGCGCCGAGGCTCGCCGGATGCGTCGTTCAGGACCACTGGGCGGGCTTTCGCCCTGGCACACCCGACGGCCTTCCGCTGGTCGGTTCGACGCACGTGCCGGGCCTGTGGCTCGCCAGCGGGCACTACCGCAACGGCATCCTCCTCGCGCCCGTCACCGCCGAGATCCTCACGGCCCAGCTGCTGGGGGTGACGTCGCCCGACCTCAGCGACTTGGACGACGCCATCCGAGCGCTCGATCCACGCCGCTTCGCCTCTCCATCCCCCACGAGCAGCACAGCATGA
- a CDS encoding acyl-CoA dehydrogenase family protein → MVFNPFTEEHDLFRQQVRTFAEKELAPRVDAWEEAEVFPDEVFKWAGDRGILGAHFSEDFGGGGGDFWMSVVKAEELPRNNSAGVTMGLLVQSDMATPVIHDIGTREQKEEFLRPAIAGDRIAALGVSEPGAGSDVASLRTTARKVGDEYVINGSKTYITNGTRASFVTCMVKTDPDAGARGVSIILVPTDVAGYSVSRKLKKAGNWASDTAELFFEDVRVPKRYLLGQEGMGFIYLMQNFQSERLVGCASALAGSKLALDRSVAWGGERQAFGKPLIKREYWQQKFVELYTKLEAAKALTYKAVDAYNDEKYVKKTMLSMETTKLVSMAKAYVGDVNAEIMDQCVQFHGGMGYLEDLWVARAWRDARLLRIGGGATEVMRYTTAKIMGL, encoded by the coding sequence ATGGTTTTCAATCCGTTCACCGAAGAACACGACCTCTTCCGCCAGCAGGTCCGCACCTTTGCCGAGAAGGAGCTGGCGCCGCGCGTCGACGCGTGGGAGGAGGCCGAGGTCTTCCCAGACGAGGTCTTCAAGTGGGCCGGCGACCGCGGCATCCTCGGCGCCCACTTCAGCGAGGATTTCGGTGGAGGTGGGGGCGACTTCTGGATGAGCGTGGTCAAGGCCGAGGAGCTCCCCCGCAACAACTCGGCTGGCGTCACCATGGGCCTCCTGGTGCAGTCCGACATGGCCACCCCGGTCATCCACGACATCGGCACCAGAGAGCAGAAGGAGGAGTTCCTGCGCCCCGCCATCGCCGGCGACCGCATCGCCGCGCTGGGCGTGAGCGAGCCGGGCGCGGGGTCCGACGTGGCCAGCTTGCGGACCACTGCCCGCAAGGTGGGCGACGAGTACGTCATCAACGGCAGCAAGACCTACATCACCAACGGCACGCGGGCGAGCTTCGTCACGTGCATGGTCAAGACGGATCCAGACGCTGGCGCGCGCGGTGTGTCCATCATCCTCGTGCCCACCGACGTCGCGGGCTACAGCGTCAGCCGCAAGCTCAAGAAGGCCGGCAACTGGGCCAGCGACACCGCCGAGCTCTTCTTCGAGGACGTGCGTGTGCCCAAGCGCTACCTGCTGGGGCAAGAGGGCATGGGCTTCATCTACCTCATGCAGAACTTCCAGTCCGAGCGCCTGGTGGGCTGTGCCAGCGCGCTCGCGGGCTCCAAGCTCGCGCTCGACCGCAGCGTGGCGTGGGGTGGCGAGCGGCAGGCGTTCGGCAAGCCGCTCATCAAGCGCGAGTATTGGCAGCAGAAGTTCGTCGAGCTGTACACCAAGCTCGAGGCGGCCAAGGCGCTGACGTACAAGGCGGTCGATGCGTACAACGACGAGAAGTACGTGAAGAAGACCATGCTCTCCATGGAGACCACCAAGCTGGTGTCCATGGCCAAGGCCTACGTGGGCGACGTGAACGCCGAGATCATGGACCAGTGCGTGCAGTTCCACGGCGGCATGGGCTACCTCGAGGACCTCTGGGTGGCGCGCGCATGGCGTGATGCCCGTCTGCTGCGCATCGGCGGTGGCGCGACGGAGGTCATGCGCTACACGACGGCCAAGATCATGGGGCTGTGA
- a CDS encoding OmpA family protein, producing the protein MTHANTGAATLRRLVTGLAALLVVGGASVAGAQPSVQLNRFVPSEQTNDGFAVSSAEVQGDMRFGAQFYIDYANDPLVYEVTRGSAGSEAFSVVEHQLTGNLNASLGIRDRLTLSLGLPIVFLENGDDIPANLGALGVVDGDGTTPGAVPIYLADGFTLGDLWVGARVRLFGTTENVFMLSVQGRLTIPTANLFDDNQHYAGERGIAGGAEIIAQINVGRLRLAANLGAYLRPDNADCRDLPGTPRPGSNCYYGARQGDEFTYGLGATIRLLEEDSATDLRAIIEVHGRTTFQNFFDQQETPLEVLGGLKFTHSSGLTAGVGGGPGLVRGFGSPDFRVFAMVGYTEPTAGAVVRLDTDGDGIYDDEDQCVTEPEDVDTYQDTDGCPDPDNDSDGILDVEDECPLEAEDIDGYEDANGCPDPDNDGDGILDTNDQCPMDAEDMDGFEDENGCPDPDNDGDGIPDATDRCPVEAGPSANQGCPWPDTDGDTVVDPVDSCVNVPGTVEYHGCPEPTDVVINEGGIEILQTVYFRTNRDVIESRSFGLLDAVARLLNEHPEVQHVRVEGHTDSRGRLANNMRLSQARAESVMRYLVEHGVDAGRLEAQGYGPTRPIVENARSADDHARNRRVVFTIVGQNGDIQSADNGPTADTID; encoded by the coding sequence GTGACACATGCGAACACAGGCGCGGCGACGCTGAGGCGGCTGGTAACAGGCCTCGCGGCGCTGTTGGTGGTGGGCGGGGCCTCGGTGGCTGGCGCGCAACCGAGCGTCCAGTTGAACCGCTTCGTCCCATCCGAGCAGACGAACGACGGCTTCGCCGTGAGCTCGGCCGAGGTACAGGGCGACATGCGCTTTGGCGCACAGTTCTACATCGACTACGCCAATGACCCGCTCGTCTACGAGGTCACGCGGGGCTCCGCGGGCAGCGAGGCCTTCTCGGTCGTCGAGCACCAGCTCACGGGCAACCTCAACGCGTCGTTGGGCATCCGCGACCGGCTCACGCTCTCTCTCGGTTTGCCCATCGTCTTCCTGGAGAACGGCGACGACATCCCCGCCAACCTTGGCGCGCTGGGCGTGGTGGACGGTGACGGGACGACGCCGGGAGCCGTGCCCATCTACCTGGCCGATGGCTTCACGTTGGGTGACCTGTGGGTTGGGGCGCGCGTGCGCCTCTTCGGCACCACCGAGAATGTCTTCATGCTGTCCGTGCAGGGCCGCTTGACGATCCCTACGGCCAACCTGTTCGACGACAACCAGCACTACGCGGGTGAGCGTGGCATCGCGGGCGGCGCCGAGATCATCGCGCAGATCAACGTCGGTCGCCTCCGCCTCGCCGCGAACCTGGGTGCCTACCTGCGTCCGGACAACGCCGACTGCCGCGACCTCCCGGGCACTCCCCGCCCGGGCTCGAACTGCTACTACGGCGCGCGTCAGGGTGACGAGTTCACCTACGGCTTGGGCGCTACCATCCGCCTCCTCGAGGAGGACAGCGCCACCGACCTGCGCGCCATCATCGAGGTGCATGGCCGCACCACGTTCCAGAACTTCTTCGACCAGCAGGAGACCCCGCTCGAGGTCCTCGGCGGTCTGAAGTTCACCCACAGCAGCGGCCTGACGGCCGGCGTCGGTGGTGGTCCTGGCCTGGTGCGCGGCTTCGGCTCGCCAGACTTCCGCGTGTTCGCGATGGTCGGCTACACCGAGCCGACGGCGGGCGCCGTGGTCCGCCTCGACACCGACGGCGACGGCATCTACGACGACGAGGACCAGTGCGTCACCGAGCCCGAGGACGTCGACACCTATCAGGACACCGATGGCTGCCCCGACCCGGACAACGACAGCGACGGCATCCTGGACGTCGAGGACGAGTGCCCGCTGGAGGCCGAGGACATCGACGGCTACGAGGACGCGAACGGCTGCCCCGACCCGGACAACGACGGTGACGGCATCCTCGACACGAATGATCAGTGCCCGATGGACGCCGAGGACATGGACGGCTTCGAGGACGAGAACGGCTGCCCGGACCCGGACAACGACGGCGACGGAATCCCCGACGCGACCGACCGCTGCCCGGTCGAGGCAGGTCCCTCGGCGAACCAGGGATGCCCGTGGCCCGACACGGACGGTGACACCGTCGTCGACCCGGTGGACAGCTGCGTCAACGTGCCCGGCACCGTGGAGTACCACGGCTGCCCGGAGCCGACGGACGTCGTCATCAACGAGGGCGGCATCGAGATCCTGCAGACCGTGTACTTCCGCACGAACCGCGACGTGATCGAGTCGCGCTCGTTCGGTCTGCTGGACGCGGTGGCGCGCCTGCTCAACGAGCACCCCGAGGTGCAGCACGTGCGCGTGGAGGGTCACACGGACTCGCGCGGTCGTCTGGCCAACAACATGCGTCTGTCGCAGGCGCGCGCGGAGTCCGTCATGCGCTACCTGGTGGAGCACGGCGTCGACGCTGGCCGCCTCGAGGCGCAGGGCTACGGCCCGACGCGTCCCATCGTGGAGAACGCGCGCTCGGCGGACGATCACGCCCGGAACCGTCGCGTGGTCTTCACCATCGTGGGCCAGAACGGCGACATCCAGTCCGCCGACAACGGCCCCACGGCGGACACCATCGACTGA